From the genome of Vicia villosa cultivar HV-30 ecotype Madison, WI linkage group LG2, Vvil1.0, whole genome shotgun sequence, one region includes:
- the LOC131650261 gene encoding uncharacterized protein LOC131650261, with amino-acid sequence MKSVKLWIRWIGAYYLKGGSIMQWEPKTTSSWMLKNIAKVRGLTVQSEYWSDSLSNVIFPRVQSCRDTKSVILDICANEDRKIAGRVAVMLEGLWKNRNDFVWHNEKEEASKLGWLAFHKWQEWFTAQNPRDIQGVSGNLVNWSPPPFGWLKCNVDAAFNQRLGTTNRGWCISNDQGNFVAAGTAWDECTFSVLEAEALALKEAIQVASTLYHVPVIFESDSQQVVNAIGSNLGDRFCSGYGGYCSSSSSNYKIYVYLLDR; translated from the exons atgaaatcgGTTAAGCTGTGGATTAGGTGGATTGGAGCCTATTACCTTAAAGGTGGTAGCATAATGCAGTGGGAACCTAAGACCACAAGCTCGTGGATGCTCAAGAATATAGCTAAGGTGCGTGGGCTTACTGTACAGAGCGAGTATTGGAGTGACA GTCTTTCTAATGTTATATTTCCCCGTGTTCAATCTTGTCGAGATACAAAATCTGTTATCCTTGATATATGTGCTAATGAGGACAGGAAAATTGCGGGGAGAGTTGCAGTTATGTTGGAAGGTTTATGGAAGAATAGAAACGACTTTGTTTGGCATAATGAAAAGGAAGAAGCTTCTAAGCTTGGTTGGCTAGCCTTTCATAAGTGGCAAGAGTGGTTCACAGCTCAAAATCCTAGAGACATACAAGGTGTTAGCGGTAACTTGGTTAATTGGTCCCCTCCTCCTTTTGGATGGTTAAAATGCAATGTTGATGCCGCCTTCAATCAGCGGTTAGGGACTACAAACCGCGGTTGGTGTATTTCAAACGATCAAGGTAACTTTGTAGCTGCTGGTACTGCCTGGGACGAGTGCACTTTCTCTGTCTTAGAGGCGGAGGCCTTAGCTCTTAAAGAGGCTATCCAGGTCGCTAGTACTTTATACCATGTTCCTGTTATTTTTGAGAGTGATTCTCAACAGGTGGTAAATGCCATTGGCTCTAATTTAGGGG ACAGGTTTTGTTCTGGTTATGGAGGatattgttcatcttcttcatccaacTATAAAATATATGTTTATCTTCTTG ATCGATAG